One genomic segment of Lytechinus pictus isolate F3 Inbred chromosome 18, Lp3.0, whole genome shotgun sequence includes these proteins:
- the LOC129281215 gene encoding sphingosine-1-phosphate lyase 1-like — MGQIFELFCSSNLLQPGVFPGARKMEAEIVAMCCDIFKGGPDSCGTTTSGGTESILLACLAYREMAKARGVRRPEIILPDSGHAAFEKAAHLFGMRIIRTPLNKTTYEADVKAMKRMINKNTCMLVVSGPSFPHGIIDPISEVARLGVKYNIPVHIDMCMGGFLYPFLRLGGHDIPPADFSVAGITSISADLHKYGKAPKGSSVVMYSEQKYRLGQFFVLTDWMGGIYASPTLAGTRSGAVIATAWAALMLQGFDGYIQHADRVIKTRESIEKRIREVEGIYVIGQPKVSAFTIASTVFDVFRLGTALTEKGWQMYTVQNPSGLCMTVTDLLSKETADQLVSDVKECTAEIMKDPNAKAQGMAAIYGMAATLPDRSLVADFVCGYLDAFYTTDNQQQ, encoded by the exons ATGGGACAG ATCTTTGAGCTCTTCTGTAGCTCCAACCTTCTGCAGCCCGGTGTTTTCCCTGGAGCTAGGAAGATGGAGGCAGAGATTGTGGCTATGTGCTGTGATATCTTCAAAGGTGGCCCAGACTCATGCGGTACT ACCACTTCTGGAGGAACCGAAAGCATCTTACTAGCGTGTTTGGCTTACAGAGAGATGGCAAAAGCGAGAGGTGTGCGGAGACCAGAAAT TATTCTTCCAGACTCTGGACATGCTGCTTTTGAGAAGGCTGCGCATCTATTTGGAATGAGAATTATAAGAACTCCCTTGAATAAGACCACATATGAAGCTGATGTAAAG GCCATGAAACGGATGATAAACAAGAATACCTGTATGTTGGTTGTCTCTGGTCCAAGTTTTCCACATGGAATCATTGATCCTATCTCAGAAGTTGCCAGG CTCGGTGTGAAGTACAACATCCCCGTTCACATTGACATGTGCATGGGCGGTTTCTTGTACCCGTTCTTGAGATTAGGGGGGCATGACATACCCCCTGCGGATTTCAGCGTGGCAGGTATCACCAGTATATCAGCCGATTTACACAAG TATGGCAAAGCACCCAAAGGAAGCTCTGTTGTCATGTACAGTGAACAGAAGTATCGTCTAGGACAGTTCTTCGTGTTGACTGACTGGATGGGAGGGATCTATGCTTCCCCTACCCTGGCAG GAACTCGATCTGGTGCAGTGATAGCTACGGCATGGGCAGCTCTAATGCTCCAAGGCTTCGATGGATATATCCAGCATGCTGACAGAGTTATCAAAACAAGAGAATCCATTGAGAAAAG AATTAGAGAGGTTGAGGGCATCTATGTGATTGGCCAGCCAAAAGTGAGTGCTTTTACCATAGCATCCACTGTCTTTGACGTCTTCCGCCTGGGCACTGCCCTGACAGAGAAGGGATGGCAGATGTACACTGTTCAAAATCCATCAGG TCTATGTATGACTGTTACTGATCTACTGAGCAAGGAGACGGCTGATCAGTTGGTATCCGATGTCAAGGAATGCACCGCAGAGATCATGAAAGACCCCAATGCCAAAGCGCAAGGCATG GCGGCAATCTATGGCATGGCGGCGACTCTGCCCGATCGGTCTTTGGTTGCTGATTTTGTTTGTGGATATCTGGATGCCTTTTACACTACAGATAACCAGCAACAGTGA